In one window of Kocuria sp. TGY1127_2 DNA:
- a CDS encoding recombinase family protein: protein MLIGYARVSTTEQDLTSQKDGLSRLGVAESDIYVDHGLTGTNRSRPGLREAMAAVRAGDTLVVTKLDRLARSLPDARDLAAELTGKGVTLNIGGSIYDPEDPIGRLLFNVLGMVAEFEADLIRMRTREGMAVAKAKGRLRGKKPKLSVSQERHLVSLYRGGEHTTAEIAELFGVARSTVYRAIQRAA, encoded by the coding sequence ATGCTGATCGGTTACGCACGAGTTTCGACCACTGAGCAAGACCTCACCTCCCAGAAGGACGGTTTGAGTCGACTTGGCGTAGCCGAGTCGGACATCTACGTCGACCACGGTCTCACCGGCACCAATAGGTCGCGTCCGGGCCTGCGGGAGGCGATGGCAGCTGTTCGTGCCGGAGACACCCTGGTGGTGACCAAACTCGACCGGCTGGCCCGGTCGCTGCCGGATGCCCGCGATCTCGCAGCTGAGTTGACGGGTAAGGGTGTGACGCTGAATATCGGTGGCAGCATCTATGACCCCGAAGACCCCATCGGCAGGCTGTTGTTCAACGTGTTGGGCATGGTCGCCGAGTTCGAAGCTGATCTAATCCGTATGCGCACTCGGGAGGGCATGGCAGTAGCCAAAGCTAAGGGGAGGTTGCGGGGTAAGAAGCCGAAGCTCTCCGTCTCGCAGGAGAGACACTTGGTCTCGCTGTACCGGGGTGGGGAGCATACGACGGCGGAGATTGCGGAGCTGTTCGGGGTGGCACGCTCCACCGTATACAGAGCGATACAACGAGCTGCATAA
- a CDS encoding FAD-binding oxidoreductase — MSTIVIGAGIIGLHIAESLTARGENVTVIDGSHPGGGTTATSFAWVNANTNTDPDYHKLKVAGMAEHREFARRGMGRQSYFETGGIQFTDEANAGWVLENVARLRAAGYSAEWMTADEARNRAEISRVPEDTTHVACFGGEGYLLPDEHILTLVDALRRRGARFVEEMVEHIEHGDGSVAVTTAGGAVHRAERIVLAAGRWTKKIAAAAGFDLPMITAVETGSPLVGVLGNVRTQAARPERVVHSPRLNLRPSNHGRVVVQALDLNAGVDPLDLEGSADEIRGEFQRRFHEVTGEMPREEDIDVLLGLRSLPLDGFPVVGFMDTERSVYAAVTHGGITLGPLLGRLSADELLDRSRDPLLESFGPERFTESYREDLHAFTAPTQIGQQ; from the coding sequence ATGAGCACCATCGTCATCGGAGCAGGCATCATCGGCCTGCACATCGCCGAATCCCTGACCGCCCGAGGGGAGAACGTCACCGTCATAGACGGCAGCCACCCGGGCGGCGGCACGACGGCAACGTCATTCGCCTGGGTCAACGCGAACACCAATACGGACCCCGATTATCACAAGCTGAAGGTCGCGGGAATGGCCGAGCACAGGGAGTTCGCCCGGCGCGGGATGGGCCGGCAGTCGTACTTCGAGACCGGCGGCATTCAGTTCACGGACGAGGCGAACGCGGGCTGGGTGCTGGAGAACGTGGCCAGGCTCAGGGCCGCCGGGTACTCCGCCGAGTGGATGACGGCGGACGAGGCGCGGAACCGCGCCGAAATCTCCCGGGTCCCGGAGGACACGACGCACGTGGCCTGCTTCGGGGGCGAAGGGTACCTGCTTCCCGACGAGCACATCTTAACGCTCGTGGACGCCCTGCGGCGCCGAGGCGCGCGCTTTGTCGAGGAGATGGTCGAGCACATCGAGCATGGAGACGGATCGGTCGCCGTGACCACCGCGGGCGGTGCCGTGCACCGTGCCGAGCGGATCGTGCTCGCGGCGGGGCGGTGGACGAAGAAAATCGCCGCGGCCGCGGGCTTCGACCTGCCGATGATCACCGCCGTGGAGACGGGGTCCCCCCTCGTCGGCGTGCTGGGAAACGTGAGGACGCAGGCGGCCCGCCCCGAGCGCGTTGTGCACTCCCCGCGCCTGAATCTGCGCCCGAGCAACCACGGAAGGGTCGTGGTGCAGGCGCTGGACCTGAACGCCGGCGTCGACCCCCTCGACCTCGAGGGCAGCGCCGACGAGATCCGGGGCGAGTTCCAACGGCGATTCCACGAGGTCACCGGCGAGATGCCGCGGGAAGAGGACATCGACGTCCTGCTGGGGCTTCGCTCGCTCCCCCTCGACGGCTTCCCCGTTGTCGGCTTCATGGATACCGAGAGGAGCGTATACGCCGCGGTCACCCACGGGGGGATCACCTTGGGCCCGCTGCTCGGCCGGTTGAGCGCAGACGAACTCCTCGACCGGTCGCGGGACCCGCTCCTCGAGAGCTTCGGCCCCGAGCGGTTCACCGAGAGCTACCGGGAGGATCTGCACGCTTTTACCGCCCCGACCCAGATCGGGCAGCAGTAG
- a CDS encoding GntR family transcriptional regulator: MEAKHQQIRRALIRRIEEGELEPGARVPTEHELCEAYGVSRTTAGRVMSDLVNDGYITRKRGVGSTVATRRTQLDLMTFADPDSATAGHPGVHEVLDQGVVNAEDATPALPDLGPEDPIIFLVRRKLNQAGNPVSIERHALPFAVAPKLLVQELGSLVSIRYLRETGVRVASIRVYLIPHALDREDADLLDSAPGETTLIRRRELRDHEGRLIEAVETTVRPGTTDFYLQVPGPDA, translated from the coding sequence ATGGAAGCCAAACACCAGCAGATCCGGCGAGCACTGATCCGCAGGATCGAGGAGGGCGAGCTCGAACCCGGGGCTCGTGTGCCCACCGAGCACGAACTGTGCGAGGCCTACGGCGTCAGCCGCACCACGGCCGGCAGGGTCATGAGCGACCTCGTCAACGACGGGTACATCACCAGGAAGCGCGGGGTGGGGTCCACCGTCGCGACCCGGAGGACGCAGCTCGACCTCATGACCTTCGCGGACCCGGACTCGGCCACGGCGGGGCATCCGGGAGTCCACGAGGTCCTCGACCAAGGGGTCGTCAACGCCGAGGATGCCACACCCGCGCTTCCCGACCTCGGCCCGGAGGATCCCATCATCTTTCTCGTGCGCAGGAAGCTCAACCAGGCCGGAAACCCCGTCTCCATCGAGCGGCACGCGCTGCCCTTCGCGGTCGCCCCCAAGCTTCTCGTGCAGGAGCTGGGTTCGCTCGTGTCCATCCGATACCTGCGCGAGACGGGCGTGCGCGTCGCCTCGATCCGCGTGTACCTGATCCCTCACGCACTGGACCGCGAGGACGCCGACCTGTTGGATTCCGCCCCCGGAGAGACGACGCTGATCCGCCGCCGAGAGCTCCGCGACCATGAGGGCCGCCTGATCGAAGCCGTCGAGACCACCGTGCGCCCCGGGACCACCGACTTTTACCTGCAGGTACCGGGCCCGGACGCATAA
- a CDS encoding helix-turn-helix domain-containing protein has translation MNIEGTSLQRIQSFSTRRAPHGEEVDYWREARREAYVSVRTDPVDSRFGGKIQLGQYPGFRLSTKWAQAEQVRRSRSDIAQGPENQDYLYFLMQLSGDLLIEQAGRAALASPGSLVIYDSATPFKLSSQGPYKQVVLELPADDAYAMAGIDRSDYLLARRFSCSGAVGAVVSFFVGLAGSQAKDPCGAHTLEYQAPVLGSSFISLLSPQKSQEDTPDVVRRNEALAYMRAHLADPDLDTERIAAALNLSRRTLFRLFEGSGESVMGRLRSLRLERARQVLRTQVTTPVSTVALQLGFSGPVQFYRSFRTTVGMTPGEYRELAALEETKDQQS, from the coding sequence GTGAATATCGAAGGAACCTCGTTGCAACGCATACAGTCGTTCTCCACGCGGCGTGCTCCGCACGGCGAGGAGGTCGACTACTGGCGCGAGGCCAGGCGAGAAGCGTACGTCTCCGTCAGGACTGACCCTGTGGACAGCCGGTTCGGCGGCAAAATCCAGCTGGGCCAGTATCCCGGATTTCGGTTATCGACGAAATGGGCACAAGCCGAGCAGGTCAGACGCTCTAGGAGCGACATCGCCCAAGGCCCGGAGAATCAGGATTACCTGTACTTTCTGATGCAGCTGAGCGGGGATCTTCTCATCGAACAAGCCGGACGAGCCGCACTGGCTTCGCCCGGATCCCTGGTCATCTATGACAGTGCTACCCCATTCAAGTTGAGCAGCCAGGGCCCTTACAAGCAAGTTGTACTGGAACTACCAGCCGATGACGCATATGCGATGGCGGGGATAGACCGCAGCGACTACTTGCTCGCCAGGCGATTTTCTTGTTCCGGAGCGGTGGGTGCTGTCGTATCGTTCTTCGTTGGTCTGGCAGGCAGTCAGGCCAAAGATCCCTGCGGTGCCCATACCCTTGAATACCAAGCACCTGTCCTCGGCTCATCGTTTATCAGCCTCCTGTCCCCTCAAAAGTCTCAGGAGGATACACCGGATGTCGTCCGGCGGAACGAGGCGCTGGCTTATATGCGGGCTCATCTTGCTGATCCGGATCTCGACACCGAGCGTATTGCAGCAGCATTGAATCTTTCCCGTCGCACGCTGTTTCGCCTATTCGAGGGAAGCGGCGAGTCAGTCATGGGCCGACTCCGGTCATTGCGGCTGGAGCGGGCCCGTCAGGTCCTTCGCACACAGGTCACCACACCGGTATCGACGGTTGCTCTTCAGCTGGGGTTTTCCGGGCCTGTGCAGTTCTACCGATCATTCCGGACCACGGTCGGGATGACCCCTGGTGAATACAGAGAACTCGCCGCCCTCGAAGAGACGAAGGACCAGCAGTCTTAG
- a CDS encoding AbgT family transporter, whose amino-acid sequence MAMTNDETKTSLGRMSGLFRAIESIERVGNRLPHPFWLFWILAALLGGLSLLLSSLDVSVSLPESGEDVQVKSLLSLEGLSFAFDSALDNFAGFPALAIVLVIIMGVSVAEKSGALEALLRLTIVRLPGKWITFAIAFTGMISHVMGDSAYLVMIPLGAMAYRAVGRSPVLGIMVAYVSVSAGFNASPVVTPQDAIRSALSTAAAQSVDPDYVITPVATYFFGAVSSLLLAVTITLVVELFLSRRPDLYTTAEPVGGHEDGEVEVALSPTEVKSMRWAGATAIAYIAMIALLALLPGSPMAGDSGFLESPVIENIGVLIALLFALVGVVYGRIAGTIPKLADVPKAMAEGVANLAEVIVLFFAAAQFLAYFEWTGIGSVITVNGASLLERLDVPHLVVIIFIIVAVSFINMIVTSGSAMWAIFAPVIMPMMMYYGMAPEAAQVAFMIGDSTTNAVTPMSPFFVLALGFVRRYKTDAGIGTLASFTIPVSLAIFIVWSLFFVIWYALGIPLGPGVHV is encoded by the coding sequence ATGGCAATGACGAACGATGAGACGAAGACGTCCCTCGGCCGGATGAGCGGGCTGTTCCGGGCGATCGAATCCATAGAGCGGGTGGGGAACAGGCTGCCGCACCCGTTCTGGCTTTTCTGGATCCTCGCGGCGCTGCTGGGGGGGCTGAGCCTCCTCCTGAGTTCCCTGGACGTATCGGTGAGCCTTCCCGAATCGGGCGAAGACGTGCAGGTCAAATCCCTGCTCAGCCTCGAGGGCCTGTCCTTCGCCTTCGACTCGGCGCTGGACAACTTCGCTGGCTTCCCCGCGCTGGCCATCGTCCTCGTGATCATCATGGGGGTCAGCGTGGCCGAAAAGAGCGGGGCCCTGGAAGCGCTGCTACGCCTCACGATCGTGCGCCTGCCGGGGAAGTGGATCACCTTCGCCATCGCGTTCACAGGGATGATCTCCCACGTCATGGGCGACTCCGCCTACCTCGTGATGATCCCGCTCGGGGCGATGGCCTACCGGGCGGTGGGTCGCAGCCCTGTCCTCGGCATCATGGTCGCGTACGTATCCGTCTCGGCAGGGTTCAATGCCAGCCCCGTTGTCACGCCCCAGGATGCGATCCGCTCGGCCCTGTCGACCGCGGCCGCCCAGTCCGTGGACCCGGACTACGTGATCACCCCCGTCGCCACGTACTTCTTCGGCGCCGTCTCCTCCCTGCTGCTCGCCGTGACCATCACGCTGGTCGTCGAGCTGTTCCTGTCCAGGAGGCCGGACCTGTACACGACCGCGGAGCCGGTTGGCGGCCATGAGGACGGCGAGGTCGAGGTTGCGCTCTCGCCCACCGAGGTGAAGAGCATGCGGTGGGCCGGCGCGACGGCGATCGCGTACATCGCGATGATCGCGCTGCTCGCCCTCCTCCCTGGTTCCCCGATGGCGGGCGACTCGGGCTTCCTGGAATCTCCCGTCATCGAGAACATCGGTGTCCTCATCGCCCTGCTCTTCGCCCTGGTCGGGGTGGTATACGGGCGCATCGCCGGGACCATCCCGAAGCTGGCGGACGTGCCCAAGGCCATGGCCGAGGGCGTGGCGAACCTCGCCGAGGTCATCGTGCTCTTCTTCGCGGCGGCCCAATTCCTGGCGTACTTCGAGTGGACCGGCATCGGCTCGGTCATCACCGTCAACGGCGCGAGCCTTCTGGAGCGACTGGACGTGCCGCACCTCGTGGTCATCATCTTTATCATCGTGGCGGTGAGCTTCATCAACATGATCGTCACCAGTGGGTCGGCGATGTGGGCCATCTTCGCCCCGGTGATCATGCCCATGATGATGTACTACGGAATGGCGCCGGAAGCCGCGCAGGTCGCCTTCATGATCGGCGACTCCACCACCAACGCGGTGACCCCCATGAGCCCCTTCTTCGTTCTCGCGCTCGGATTCGTCCGACGGTACAAGACGGACGCCGGCATCGGTACGCTCGCCTCCTTCACCATCCCGGTGTCTCTAGCCATCTTCATTGTCTGGTCCCTGTTCTTCGTCATCTGGTACGCGCTCGGCATCCCCCTGGGCCCCGGCGTGCACGTCTGA